The Raphanus sativus cultivar WK10039 chromosome 2, ASM80110v3, whole genome shotgun sequence genome includes a region encoding these proteins:
- the LOC108832518 gene encoding carboxypeptidase SOL1 isoform X3: MQQDLQIIQHREECQWVSFEISDRPGEVEAEPAFKYIGNVHGDEPVGRELLMRLANWICDNYGKDPLAKLIVENVHLHILPSLNPDGFSVRKRNNANNVDLNRDFPDQFFPINEDLSLRQPETTAIMTWLREIRFTASATLHGGALVANFPWDGTDDKRKYYYGCPDDQTFRFLARLYSKSHRNMSFSKEFEEGITNGASWYSIYGGMQDWNYIHGGCFELTLEISDNKWPRASELPTIWEYNRKSMLNLVASIVKLSMF, from the exons ATGCAGCAAGATCTCCAGATTATACAG CATCGGGAAGAGTGTCAATGGGTTTCCTTTG AGATATCAGACAGGCCTGGAGAGGTTGAGGCTGAACCTGCATTCaag TACATTGGGAATGTACATGGAGACGAACCTGTAGGGCGTGAGCTATTGATGCGTCTTGCAAACTGGATTTGTGATAACTATGGGAAGGATCCACTG GCTAAGTTGATTGTGGAAAATGTCCACCTTCATATATTACCATCACTGAATCCAGATGGCTTTTCAGTCAGGAAACGTAATAACGCAAACAATGTTGATCTAAATCGCGACTTCCCTGACCAG TTCTTTCCCATAAATGAAGACTTGAGTTTGAGGCAACCTGAAACTACGGCTATTATGACTTGGCTGAGAGAGATACGATTCACAGCCTCGGCTACTTTGCATGGG GGTGCCCTGGTAGCAAATTTTCCATGGGATGGTACTGACGATAAGAG GAAATACTATTATGGGTGTCCTGATGATCAGACGTTCCGGTTCTTGGCACGTCTATATAGCAAATCTCACCGTAACATGTCTTTCAGCAAAGAGTTTGAGGAAGGCATCACGAATGGAGCATCCTG GTACTCTATTTACGGTGGTATGCAAGACTGGAATTACATACATGGAGGATGCTTTGAATTGACTTTGGAGATAAGTGACAACAAGTGGCCTCGTGCCTCAGAG CTTCCCACGATTTGGGAGTACAACAGAAAGAGCATGCTGAATCTTGTTGCAAGCATAGTCAAGCTATCAatgttttaa
- the LOC108832518 gene encoding carboxypeptidase SOL1 isoform X2 yields MQQDLQIIQGFLERAFSIGKSVNGFPLWVIEISDRPGEVEAEPAFKYIGNVHGDEPVGRELLMRLANWICDNYGKDPLAKLIVENVHLHILPSLNPDGFSVRKRNNANNVDLNRDFPDQFFPINEDLSLRQPETTAIMTWLREIRFTASATLHGGALVANFPWDGTDDKRKYYYGCPDDQTFRFLARLYSKSHRNMSFSKEFEEGITNGASWYSIYGGMQDWNYIHGGCFELTLEISDNKWPRASELPTIWEYNRKSMLNLVASIVKLSMF; encoded by the exons ATGCAGCAAGATCTCCAGATTATACAG GGTTTTCTGGAACGTGCTTTCAGCATCGGGAAGAGTGTCAATGGGTTTCCTTTG TGGGTCATAGAGATATCAGACAGGCCTGGAGAGGTTGAGGCTGAACCTGCATTCaag TACATTGGGAATGTACATGGAGACGAACCTGTAGGGCGTGAGCTATTGATGCGTCTTGCAAACTGGATTTGTGATAACTATGGGAAGGATCCACTG GCTAAGTTGATTGTGGAAAATGTCCACCTTCATATATTACCATCACTGAATCCAGATGGCTTTTCAGTCAGGAAACGTAATAACGCAAACAATGTTGATCTAAATCGCGACTTCCCTGACCAG TTCTTTCCCATAAATGAAGACTTGAGTTTGAGGCAACCTGAAACTACGGCTATTATGACTTGGCTGAGAGAGATACGATTCACAGCCTCGGCTACTTTGCATGGG GGTGCCCTGGTAGCAAATTTTCCATGGGATGGTACTGACGATAAGAG GAAATACTATTATGGGTGTCCTGATGATCAGACGTTCCGGTTCTTGGCACGTCTATATAGCAAATCTCACCGTAACATGTCTTTCAGCAAAGAGTTTGAGGAAGGCATCACGAATGGAGCATCCTG GTACTCTATTTACGGTGGTATGCAAGACTGGAATTACATACATGGAGGATGCTTTGAATTGACTTTGGAGATAAGTGACAACAAGTGGCCTCGTGCCTCAGAG CTTCCCACGATTTGGGAGTACAACAGAAAGAGCATGCTGAATCTTGTTGCAAGCATAGTCAAGCTATCAatgttttaa
- the LOC108832518 gene encoding carboxypeptidase SOL1 isoform X1 produces MTNDDLEKAMKDFTKRCSKISRLYSIGKSVNGFPLWVIEISDRPGEVEAEPAFKYIGNVHGDEPVGRELLMRLANWICDNYGKDPLAKLIVENVHLHILPSLNPDGFSVRKRNNANNVDLNRDFPDQFFPINEDLSLRQPETTAIMTWLREIRFTASATLHGGALVANFPWDGTDDKRKYYYGCPDDQTFRFLARLYSKSHRNMSFSKEFEEGITNGASWYSIYGGMQDWNYIHGGCFELTLEISDNKWPRASELPTIWEYNRKSMLNLVASIVKLSMF; encoded by the exons ATGACGAACGATGATCTCGAGAAAGCGATGAAAGATTTCACCAAGAGATGCAGCAAGATCTCCAGATTATACAG CATCGGGAAGAGTGTCAATGGGTTTCCTTTG TGGGTCATAGAGATATCAGACAGGCCTGGAGAGGTTGAGGCTGAACCTGCATTCaag TACATTGGGAATGTACATGGAGACGAACCTGTAGGGCGTGAGCTATTGATGCGTCTTGCAAACTGGATTTGTGATAACTATGGGAAGGATCCACTG GCTAAGTTGATTGTGGAAAATGTCCACCTTCATATATTACCATCACTGAATCCAGATGGCTTTTCAGTCAGGAAACGTAATAACGCAAACAATGTTGATCTAAATCGCGACTTCCCTGACCAG TTCTTTCCCATAAATGAAGACTTGAGTTTGAGGCAACCTGAAACTACGGCTATTATGACTTGGCTGAGAGAGATACGATTCACAGCCTCGGCTACTTTGCATGGG GGTGCCCTGGTAGCAAATTTTCCATGGGATGGTACTGACGATAAGAG GAAATACTATTATGGGTGTCCTGATGATCAGACGTTCCGGTTCTTGGCACGTCTATATAGCAAATCTCACCGTAACATGTCTTTCAGCAAAGAGTTTGAGGAAGGCATCACGAATGGAGCATCCTG GTACTCTATTTACGGTGGTATGCAAGACTGGAATTACATACATGGAGGATGCTTTGAATTGACTTTGGAGATAAGTGACAACAAGTGGCCTCGTGCCTCAGAG CTTCCCACGATTTGGGAGTACAACAGAAAGAGCATGCTGAATCTTGTTGCAAGCATAGTCAAGCTATCAatgttttaa
- the LOC108832518 gene encoding carboxypeptidase SOL1 isoform X4: protein MTNDDLEKAMKDFTKRCSKISRLYSIGKSVNGFPLWVIEISDRPGEVEAEPAFKYIGNVHGDEPVGRELLMRLANWICDNYGKDPLAKLIVENVHLHILPSLNPDGFSVRKRNNANNVDLNRDFPDQFFPINEDLSLRQPETTAIMTWLREIRFTASATLHGGALVANFPWDGTDDKSCYRSGNTIMGVLMIRRSGSWHVYIANLTVTCLSAKSLRKASRMEHPGTLFTVVCKTGITYMEDALN from the exons ATGACGAACGATGATCTCGAGAAAGCGATGAAAGATTTCACCAAGAGATGCAGCAAGATCTCCAGATTATACAG CATCGGGAAGAGTGTCAATGGGTTTCCTTTG TGGGTCATAGAGATATCAGACAGGCCTGGAGAGGTTGAGGCTGAACCTGCATTCaag TACATTGGGAATGTACATGGAGACGAACCTGTAGGGCGTGAGCTATTGATGCGTCTTGCAAACTGGATTTGTGATAACTATGGGAAGGATCCACTG GCTAAGTTGATTGTGGAAAATGTCCACCTTCATATATTACCATCACTGAATCCAGATGGCTTTTCAGTCAGGAAACGTAATAACGCAAACAATGTTGATCTAAATCGCGACTTCCCTGACCAG TTCTTTCCCATAAATGAAGACTTGAGTTTGAGGCAACCTGAAACTACGGCTATTATGACTTGGCTGAGAGAGATACGATTCACAGCCTCGGCTACTTTGCATGGG GGTGCCCTGGTAGCAAATTTTCCATGGGATGGTACTGACGATAAGAG CTGTTATCGTTCAGGAAATACTATTATGGGTGTCCTGATGATCAGACGTTCCGGTTCTTGGCACGTCTATATAGCAAATCTCACCGTAACATGTCTTTCAGCAAAGAGTTTGAGGAAGGCATCACGAATGGAGCATCCTG GTACTCTATTTACGGTGGTATGCAAGACTGGAATTACATACATGGAGGATGCTTTGAATTGA
- the LOC108832518 gene encoding carboxypeptidase SOL1 isoform X5, whose translation MQQDLQIIQGFLERAFSIGKSVNGFPLWVIEISDRPGEVEAEPAFKYIGNVHGDEPVGRELLMRLANWICDNYGKDPLAKLIVENVHLHILPSLNPDGFSVRKRNNANNVDLNRDFPDQFFPINEDLSLRQPETTAIMTWLREIRFTASATLHGGALVANFPWDGTDDKSCYRSGNTIMGVLMIRRSGSWHVYIANLTVTCLSAKSLRKASRMEHPGTLFTVVCKTGITYMEDALN comes from the exons ATGCAGCAAGATCTCCAGATTATACAG GGTTTTCTGGAACGTGCTTTCAGCATCGGGAAGAGTGTCAATGGGTTTCCTTTG TGGGTCATAGAGATATCAGACAGGCCTGGAGAGGTTGAGGCTGAACCTGCATTCaag TACATTGGGAATGTACATGGAGACGAACCTGTAGGGCGTGAGCTATTGATGCGTCTTGCAAACTGGATTTGTGATAACTATGGGAAGGATCCACTG GCTAAGTTGATTGTGGAAAATGTCCACCTTCATATATTACCATCACTGAATCCAGATGGCTTTTCAGTCAGGAAACGTAATAACGCAAACAATGTTGATCTAAATCGCGACTTCCCTGACCAG TTCTTTCCCATAAATGAAGACTTGAGTTTGAGGCAACCTGAAACTACGGCTATTATGACTTGGCTGAGAGAGATACGATTCACAGCCTCGGCTACTTTGCATGGG GGTGCCCTGGTAGCAAATTTTCCATGGGATGGTACTGACGATAAGAG CTGTTATCGTTCAGGAAATACTATTATGGGTGTCCTGATGATCAGACGTTCCGGTTCTTGGCACGTCTATATAGCAAATCTCACCGTAACATGTCTTTCAGCAAAGAGTTTGAGGAAGGCATCACGAATGGAGCATCCTG GTACTCTATTTACGGTGGTATGCAAGACTGGAATTACATACATGGAGGATGCTTTGAATTGA
- the LOC108832517 gene encoding probable inactive leucine-rich repeat receptor-like protein kinase At3g03770, translating into MTVVTFVFKFGLYRGTLENGSSVAIRCLVLSRKLSNQSIRGHLDCLSKLNHPHLLSFLGHCTQTNLGYEPSATILYLVYEYMPRGTYHAHLSESCPEKILTWPNRLAILIEIAKAVHFLHTGVIPGSFNNQLKTNNILLDEHKIAKLSDYGVSAIIEENEKLLETKSEGHKSKYDVANRTIAQYKKRGLSSQRNAVNVYLQSSSGSQDCRRKIVNPAVLTTSSHESLAIAISFSIANKCVLLEPSARPSSKMFSGTYSMQLKCSLPLTLNANLTRPRESD; encoded by the exons ATGACAGTTGTGACGTTTGTGTTCAAGTTTGGA CTATACAGAGGAACATTAGAGAATGGAAGCTCCGTAGCGATAAGATGTTTAGTTTTATCAAGAAAACTCTCTAACCAAAGTATCAGAGGTCACTTGGATTGTTTGTCTAAGCTCAACCATCCTCATCTCCTTAGCTTCTTGGGACATTGCACTCAAACCAACCTAGGATACGAACCTTCAGCGACCATACTCTACCTTGTGTACGAGTACATGCCCAGGGGGACCTACCATGCACATCTATCAG AGTCTTGTCCAGAGAAGATCCTGACGTGGCCGAATAGGTTAGCGATTCTGATAGAGATAGCAAAGGCAGTTCATTTTCTTCACACCGGTGTGATCCCTGGCTCCTTCAACAATCAGCTGAAGACGAACAACATTTTGCTTGATGAACACAAGATTGCAAAGCTTAGTGACTATGGAGTCTCTGCCATCATTGAAGAGAACGAAAAGCTCCTCGAG ACAAAGTCAGAAGGACACAAGTCAAAGTACGACGTGGCTAATAGGACCATTGCCCAGTACAAAAAGAGAGGCCTTTCTTCTCAACGAAATG CTGTTAACGTTTATTTGCAGTCGTCATCTGGGAGCCAAGACTGTAGACGGAAGATAGTGAATCCAGCGGTGCTAACAACGAGCTCGCATGAGTCTTTAGCTATTGCCATCTCATTCTCAATAGCCAACAAGTGCGTTTTGCTTGAACCTTCAGCAAGACCTTCTTCGAAGATGTTCTCTGGAACTTACAGTATGCAACTCAAATGCAGTCTGCCGCTGACCCTGAACGCAAATCTGACACGTCCTCGTGAATCTGATTGA
- the LOC108832519 gene encoding uncharacterized protein LOC108832519 encodes MAQSSSSSITEYKNENGVVCNCNHAANIVQAWTDDNPGRRFYCCPERVENGYGKCNFFRWFDVEKPHGWQHDALVGARDVMRQQKEEIKSLRKKIRALMQESEHMGHNPTNLKQESEACDTCEALKREVMILNERSRVYRNVLITSSVGFTVALGVFIGVLKW; translated from the coding sequence ATGGCTCAGAGTTCAAGTTCCTCTATCACTGAGTACAAAAACGAGAATGGTGTGGTTTGTAATTGTAACCATGCAGCAAACATTGTCCAGGCTTGGACTGATGACAACCCTGGGAGGAGGTTCTATTGCTGCCCAGAGAGAGTTGAAAATGGATATGGTAAGTGTAACTTCTTTCGATGGTTTGATGTTGAGAAGCCACATGGGTGGCAGCATGATGCATTGGTTGGTGCTAGAGATGTTATGCGCCAACAGAAAGAGGAGATTAAGAGtctgaggaagaagataagAGCACTTATGCAAGAGAGTGAACACATGGGACATAATCCAACCAATCTGAAGCAAGAATCTGAAGCATGTGACACATGTGAAGCGCTCAAAAGGGAGGTGATGATTCTAAACGAGAGGAGTAGAGTGTATCGGAATGTTCTCATAACTTCATCAGTTGGATTCACTGTTGCTCTTGGTGTTTTCATTGGGGTGTTGAAGTGGTAA
- the LOC108831736 gene encoding uncharacterized protein LOC108831736, whose product MGSSSEVISTIVKKWREHPPSSYSLKVDNFKQLEKSTTCSDDKYRSRLFSSGGYNWRLIVYPQGNKKDNGKGFISMYVEIESKSLTSAPQREVFAELIFFVYNKKENKYFTIQDAEAKRFNALKTVWGLQQVLPYDAFSKPENGYVFEGDQCEFGVEVTVPSPLTKWEILSFNEKLQDPKFSWSVKKFSQLKEDKYISNTFAMGERKWVLWLYPKGDSRVDGKWLSLFLVLADSETLKVDEKILAQANLLVLNPLGSNHFEAKINKWHNDENLGWGWNKLLSLAEVRKSYLDKEDALNVEIEFEAVSSTKYSPII is encoded by the exons ATGGGTTCAAGCTCAGAAGTAATATCTACAATTGTAAAGAAGTGGAGAGAGCATCCACCTTCTTCTTACTCCCTCAAGGTTGACAACTTCAAACAACTTGAGAAGTCAACAACCTGCTCTGATGATAAATACCGGTCTCGTCTTTTTTCCTCGGGTGGATATAACTG GAGACTTATCGTATACCCACAAGGGAACAAAAAGGACAATGGGAAAGGATTCATTTCGATGTATGTGGAAATAGAGAGCAAAAGCTTGACATCAGCACCTCAACGTGAGGTGTTTGCCGAACTCATCTTCTTTGTCTAcaacaagaaagaaaacaaatactttACTATTCAAG ATGCAGAAGCTAAACGGTTCAATGCACTTAAGACAGTGTGGGGGTTGCAGCAAGTTCTTCCTTATGATGCTTTCAGTAAACCTGAAAATGGTTACGTCTTTGAGGGAGATCAATGTGAGTTTGGTGTTGAGGTCACTGTTCCTTCACCCCTTACCAAATGGGAAATCCTCTCTTTTAATGAGAAACTACAGGACCCCAAGTTCTCTTGGTCTGTTAAGAAATTTTCTCAGCTGAAAGAGGATAAATACATATCAAACACTTTCGCAATGGGAGAAAGGAAATG GGTTCTGTGGCTGTATCCGAAGGGTGACTCTAGAGTAGATGGCAAATGGCTATCCCTTTTTCTGGTTTTAGCTGATAGTGAaacattgaaagtggatgaGAAGATTTTGGCGCAAGCAAATTTGCTAGTTCTAAACCCACTTGGATCCAATCACTTCGAAGCCAAAA TAAACAAATGGCACAATGATGAAAACTTGGGTTGGGGTTGGAATAAGCTTTTATCTTTAGCTGAAGTTCGGAAGTCTTACTTGGACAAGGAAGACGCATTGAACGTTGAGATTGAATTTGAAGCTGTTTCTTCCACCAAATATTCTCCCATTATCTGA
- the LOC108831741 gene encoding uncharacterized protein LOC108831741 — protein MGSSSVVSTIVRKWRGHPPSSYSLKVDNFKQLVKFTTASSDDKYQSRLFSSGGYNWKLIVYPKGNEKDNGKDFISMYVEIDSESLISAPQREVFAELIFFVYNKKENKYLTIQDVEVKRFNALKTVWGLQQVLPFDSFNSPKNGYVFEGDQCEFGVDVIVPAPLTNWEILSFNEKLKDPKFSWRVKNFSQLEKDKYTSNTFSMGARKWILMLYPKGNIGADGKWLSLFLYLADGDKPKADEKILAQANLRVLDPLGSNHLERKLNYWHGEKTLGWGWYKFMSLTELRKSYLDKEDALNVEIEFEAVSETKYSPII, from the exons ATGGGTTCAAGCTCAGTAGTATCTACAATTGTGAGGAAGTGGAGAGGGCATCCTCCTTCTTCGTATTCCCTCAAGGTTGACAACTTCAAACAACTTGTGAAGTTCACAACAGCATCCTCTGATGATAAATACCAATCTCGTCTTTTCTCTTCTGGTGGATATAACTG GAAACTGATCGTATACCCAAAAGGGAACGAAAAGGACAATGGGAAAGATTTCATTTCGATGTACGTGGAAATAGACAGCGAAAGCTTGATATCAGCACCGCAACGTGAGGTGTTTGCGGAACTCATTTTCTTTGTCTAcaacaagaaagaaaacaagTACCTTACTATTCAAG ATGTAGAAGTAAAGAGGTTCAACGCCCTTAAAACGGTGTGGGGGTTGCAGCAAGTTCTTCCATTTGATTCATTCAACAGCCCTAAAAACGGTTATGTTTTTGAAGGAGATCAGTGTGAGTTTGGTGTTGATGTCATTGTTCCTGCACCCCTTACCAATTGGGAAATCCTCTCCTTTAACGAGAAGCTCAAGGACCCCAAGTTCTCTTGGAGAGTTAAGAATTTTTCTCAGCTGGAAAAGGATAAATACACTTCAAACACTTTCTCGATGGGAGCAAGGAAATG GATTCTTATGCTGTATCCGAAGGGTAACATTGGAGCAGATGGCAAATGGCTATCCCTTTTTCTGTATTTAGCTGATGGTGATAAACCAAAAGCAGATGAGAAGATTTTGGCGCAAGCAAATTTGCGAGTTCTAGACCCACTTGGATCCAATCACTTAGAACGCAAAC TGAACTATTGGCACGGTGAAAAAACCTTGGGTTGGGGTTGGTATAAGTTTATGTCTTTAACTGAACTTCGGAAGTCTTACTTGGACAAGGAAGACGCATTGAACGTTGAGATCGAATTTGAAGCTGTTTCTGAGACCAAATATTCTCCCATTATCTAA
- the LOC108831740 gene encoding ubiquitin C-terminal hydrolase 12, with translation MSKSSEVVSTVVKKWREHPPSSYCLKVDSFKQLEKFTTSSDDKYQSRLFSSGGYNWKLIVYPKGKEKDNGKGFISMYVEIDRKSLTSAPQREVFAELIFFVYNRKENKYFTIQDVEVKRFNALKTEWGLRQVLPFDSFNNPEKGYVFEGDQCEFGVDVVIPKPLTNWEILSFNDKLENPKFSWTVKKFSQLKEHEYTSKKFSVGERNWVLKLYPKGYSRENDKWLSVFLHLADGDAPKADEKIFVQANLRVLDPHGSNHQAYQMNTWHIGKNLGWGWDEFLSLDELRKAYLDKEDALNVEAEFEVVSATKYSPII, from the exons ATGAGTAAGAGCTCAGAAGTAGTATCTACAGTTGTGAAGAAGTGGAGAGAGCATCCACCTTCTTCTTATTGCCTCAAGGTTGACAGCTTCAAACAACTTGAGAAGTTCACAACATCCTCTGATGATAAATACCAATCTCGTCTTTTCTCCTCTGGTGGATATAACTG GAAACTTATCGTATACCCAAAAGGGAAAGAAAAGGACAATGGGAAAGGATTCATTTCGATGTATGTGGAAATAGACAGAAAAAGCTTGACGTCAGCACCACAACGTGAGGTGTTTGCCGAACTCATCTTCTTTGTCTACAACaggaaagaaaacaaatactttACTATTCAAG ATGTAGAAGTAAAAAGGTTCAATGCACTTAAGACAGAGTGGGGGCTGCGGCAAGTTCTTCCATTTGATTCATTCAATAACCCTGAAAAGGGTTATGTCTTTGAAGGAGATCAATGTGAGtttggtgttgatgtcgttatTCCAAAACCCCTTACCAACTGGGAGATTCTCTCTTTTAATGACAAACTCGAGAACCCCAAGTTCTCTTGGACTGTTAAGAAGTTTTCTCAGTTGAAAGAGCATGAATACACGTCAAAGAAATTCTCAGTGGGAGAAAGAAACTG GGTTCTAAAGCTGTATCCAAAGGGATACTCTAGAGAAAATGACAAATGGTTATCAGTTTTCCTGCATTTAGCTGATGGTGATGCACCAAAAGCAGATGAGAAGATTTTCGTGCAAGCAAATTTACGAGTTCTAGATCCACATGGATCCAATCACCAGGCATACCAAA TGAACACCTGGCACATTGGAAAAAACTTGGGTTGGGGTTGGGATGAGTTTTTGTCTTTAGATGAACTTCGGAAGGCTTACTTAGACAAAGAAGACGCTCTGAACGTTGAGGCCGAATTCGAAGTTGTTTCTGCGACCAAATATTCTCCCATTATCTAA